A genomic window from Candidatus Thermoplasmatota archaeon includes:
- a CDS encoding electron transfer flavoprotein subunit beta/FixA family protein, whose amino-acid sequence MRFIVCVKQVPSVTEIKIDPKTGTLIREGVPSILNHFDQYALEEALRIKSSEDEVIALSMGPLQAQSALLKCLALGADKAVLISDRAFAGSDTFATSYVLAQALKKLSHFDIIFCGQQAMDGDTAQVAPELAQNLLIPQVTYVERAESLDRAKNRVVVKSVTEEGYKLIEVKLPVVLAFLPPTSFVLADPKLSGIMKAKQKPLLIWSEKDLEVEKGKYGLDGSPTQVIKVYSPPVRERGIVMSEEPKEASKKIVKLLLEQKLIE is encoded by the coding sequence ATGCGCTTCATTGTCTGCGTCAAGCAAGTACCAAGCGTTACTGAAATAAAAATCGATCCCAAGACAGGTACTCTAATAAGAGAAGGCGTTCCCAGCATACTCAACCATTTCGATCAATACGCGCTTGAAGAAGCGTTAAGAATAAAGAGTAGCGAAGACGAAGTTATAGCTCTTTCAATGGGACCTTTACAAGCCCAATCAGCTTTGCTAAAATGCCTCGCTTTAGGCGCTGATAAAGCTGTTTTGATTTCAGACAGAGCATTTGCAGGAAGCGATACTTTCGCTACTTCTTATGTGCTTGCGCAAGCGTTAAAAAAACTTTCGCACTTCGATATTATATTCTGCGGCCAGCAGGCTATGGATGGGGATACTGCGCAAGTAGCTCCTGAGCTAGCGCAAAATTTGCTAATTCCTCAAGTAACTTACGTAGAAAGAGCAGAATCTCTAGATAGAGCTAAAAATAGAGTTGTAGTTAAGAGCGTGACTGAAGAGGGCTATAAATTAATTGAAGTGAAATTGCCAGTAGTGCTTGCATTTCTGCCGCCAACCTCTTTTGTACTCGCCGATCCCAAGCTCAGCGGAATAATGAAAGCAAAGCAGAAGCCTCTTTTAATATGGTCTGAGAAAGACCTTGAGGTTGAAAAAGGCAAATATGGCTTAGATGGCTCGCCAACCCAAGTAATAAAAGTGTATTCCCCGCCAGTTAGAGAGAGAGGTATTGTTATGAGTGAAGAGCCTAAAGAAGCAAGCAAAAAAATTGTGAAACTGCTGTTAGAGCAGAAACTAATAGAATGA
- a CDS encoding acyl-CoA dehydrogenase family protein, protein MLDYTFTDEQEMFRESLRDFCAKKIAPAVKILEEQKEIPKDLLKELADFELLAMTVPEKYGGINASAVTAGIAAEELGKADPTCSIPVVFLVEASWGYLLSKYGTEEAKSEILPKVTKGENFLGIATTESEAGSDLASMRTKITKTEKGYLVNGEKNYISGVREAIKWGGGHVTLAKQMPELGTRGMTMFYLPLSSKGITPSYFEDLGREAISCGGFNIENVEIPSHYLIGEENKGFYIVHEGYELARGLIALVCIGAATKALENGIKYIKERKAFGKPIAKYEGIQFLLAEHYSKIQAVRELAYKALWLFDREREGKAKRFEVSKAIAMAKMLSPKWAFDAINDVMQWQGAFGYTKECPDQTALRGVRSFTLAEGSTEIMKIIVARELLGKEFLPYR, encoded by the coding sequence ATGTTGGACTATACATTTACAGATGAGCAGGAAATGTTTAGAGAGAGTCTGAGAGATTTCTGCGCCAAAAAAATTGCGCCTGCAGTGAAAATTTTAGAAGAGCAGAAAGAGATTCCTAAAGATTTGCTTAAAGAGCTTGCTGATTTTGAGTTGCTTGCAATGACAGTGCCTGAAAAATATGGAGGTATTAACGCAAGCGCTGTTACTGCAGGCATAGCTGCGGAAGAGCTTGGTAAAGCAGACCCTACTTGCTCTATACCTGTAGTGTTTTTGGTAGAAGCTTCTTGGGGCTATTTGCTCAGTAAATATGGTACAGAAGAAGCTAAATCTGAGATTTTACCTAAAGTAACTAAAGGCGAGAATTTTTTAGGAATAGCAACTACAGAAAGCGAGGCTGGTAGCGATTTGGCAAGTATGCGCACCAAAATAACAAAAACTGAGAAAGGTTATTTAGTGAATGGCGAAAAGAATTACATTTCAGGTGTAAGAGAAGCAATAAAATGGGGCGGAGGCCATGTAACTCTAGCGAAGCAAATGCCAGAGCTCGGTACTAGAGGAATGACTATGTTCTACTTGCCGCTCAGCTCTAAAGGTATAACTCCAAGCTATTTTGAAGATCTTGGTAGGGAGGCAATTTCATGCGGCGGTTTTAATATAGAAAACGTGGAAATACCAAGCCATTATCTGATAGGTGAGGAGAATAAAGGCTTTTACATTGTGCATGAAGGCTACGAACTGGCAAGAGGACTTATAGCGCTTGTGTGTATAGGCGCTGCTACAAAAGCGCTTGAAAACGGTATTAAGTATATTAAGGAAAGAAAGGCTTTCGGCAAGCCTATTGCAAAATACGAAGGTATACAGTTCCTGCTTGCAGAGCATTACAGCAAAATTCAGGCTGTTCGAGAACTTGCCTATAAAGCGCTCTGGCTGTTTGATAGAGAGAGAGAAGGCAAAGCAAAAAGGTTTGAAGTTAGTAAAGCGATAGCAATGGCGAAAATGCTCTCGCCGAAATGGGCTTTTGACGCAATAAATGATGTAATGCAATGGCAGGGAGCTTTCGGATATACAAAAGAGTGCCCTGACCAAACAGCTCTTAGAGGAGTGCGCTCTTTTACTTTAGCAGAGGGCTCTACAGAAATAATGAAAATAATAGTAGCAAGAGAATTGTTAGGTAAAGAATTTTTGCCATATAGATGA
- the secY gene encoding preprotein translocase subunit SecY: MYIEKEKKSLLFKLKPLVERLPAVKRPEGHVHFKTKLLWTILILIFYFILTNVMLYGLESGPTLDMFAGFRAIMAGESGSILHLGIGPIVTASIILQLFVGAKIIRLDLTKSEDKAIYQGTQKFLVLVMIFVEAIPQVFGYLTPSSYLIARAGLWGARWIIISQLFVGSYLVFLMDEVVSKWGIGSGISLFIAAGVSQAIFTGTFNWALGNPNLPASIERGAMNLPVGTIPKTIYIAQNMNAQQLASEGYETIMLGQPNPMIALVGTVLIFFIVAYVESTRIELPLAHGRVRGARGRYPIRLIYASNIPVILMSALLANVQMFSLLLWQHPTLSKIPLIGGQYWVGAYGPQSTEPIGGAAFYLTRVRGLYDWLLPLIDYQRWSYAVYGKSQLQIVAHVAIYLGVMIIGSILFAKFWIETTNMGSAAVAEQITESGLQIPGFRRDPRIIKLVLDRYIPAVTVISGAFVGALAAGADMIGTVGNTSGTGVLLCVGIIIQFYELIGREQMMEMHPVLRGFFGEE, from the coding sequence ATGTACATTGAAAAAGAGAAGAAAAGCTTGCTGTTTAAGTTAAAGCCTTTGGTCGAGCGCTTACCTGCAGTAAAACGTCCTGAAGGCCATGTCCATTTCAAAACTAAACTTCTATGGACTATTCTTATACTGATATTTTACTTCATTCTCACTAACGTAATGCTCTACGGGTTAGAGTCAGGCCCTACATTAGATATGTTCGCAGGCTTTAGAGCTATAATGGCAGGCGAATCAGGCTCTATTCTGCATTTAGGAATTGGTCCTATAGTCACAGCTTCTATTATATTGCAATTGTTTGTAGGCGCTAAAATAATCAGACTAGACTTAACAAAGTCTGAGGACAAAGCTATCTATCAGGGTACTCAGAAATTTTTGGTACTAGTAATGATATTTGTAGAAGCCATTCCTCAAGTATTTGGCTATCTCACTCCTTCAAGCTATTTAATAGCGCGAGCAGGTCTTTGGGGCGCGCGATGGATAATAATATCTCAGTTATTCGTAGGAAGTTATCTAGTATTCTTAATGGATGAAGTTGTTAGCAAATGGGGCATAGGCTCAGGAATTTCTTTGTTTATAGCTGCAGGTGTAAGTCAAGCTATTTTCACAGGTACTTTCAATTGGGCTTTGGGCAATCCAAACTTACCTGCCTCTATAGAGCGCGGAGCTATGAATTTACCAGTAGGCACAATACCTAAGACAATTTACATTGCGCAGAATATGAACGCACAGCAGCTTGCAAGCGAAGGGTATGAAACCATAATGCTGGGTCAGCCCAACCCTATGATAGCACTTGTAGGTACTGTGCTGATATTCTTTATTGTAGCTTATGTAGAATCTACAAGAATAGAGTTGCCGCTAGCGCACGGAAGGGTAAGAGGCGCCAGAGGTAGATACCCAATAAGGTTAATTTACGCTTCTAACATCCCTGTAATTTTAATGAGCGCATTGCTTGCAAATGTGCAAATGTTCTCATTACTGCTCTGGCAGCATCCGACACTATCTAAAATACCGCTTATTGGCGGGCAGTACTGGGTTGGAGCTTACGGACCGCAGTCTACGGAGCCTATAGGCGGAGCTGCTTTCTACCTAACTCGCGTAAGAGGGCTTTACGATTGGCTACTGCCATTAATAGATTACCAGAGATGGAGCTACGCAGTTTACGGTAAATCTCAGCTACAAATAGTAGCCCATGTAGCAATTTATCTAGGGGTTATGATTATAGGCTCTATACTTTTCGCTAAATTCTGGATAGAAACTACTAATATGGGCTCAGCTGCAGTTGCAGAGCAAATAACTGAAAGCGGCTTGCAAATACCGGGCTTTAGAAGGGACCCTCGCATTATAAAACTCGTGCTAGATAGATACATACCTGCCGTTACTGTAATTTCAGGCGCTTTTGTTGGCGCTTTAGCAGCGGGCGCAGATATGATAGGCACTGTAGGCAATACTTCAGGTACGGGCGTACTCCTTTGCGTAGGAATAATCATACAATTTTACGAGCTCATAGGCAGGGAGCAAATGATGGAAATGCATCCTGTACTCAGAGGGTTCTTCGGAGAGGAATAA
- a CDS encoding hydroxymethylglutaryl-CoA reductase, degradative yields the protein MQSVIPKFYNLSIAERLKILKKFAGLSNNDLKILHSSNAFINRMIENVVGTFPLPLGIATNFLINGKDYLIPMAIEETSVVAACSHGAKIARIKGGFEATSTEPVMIGQIQIVDLKNIKKAQKNVLREKEKILELANEKDPILVKLGGGAKDIELREIITSSEKMLAVHLLVSVKDAMGANVVNTMCEAVAPFIEKITGGKVILRIISNLAVYRIARAKAVFDCKVVGGEEIVNGIIKAWEFACNDIYRCATHNKGIMNGIDAVAIATGNDFRALEAGAHAYAASNGYKPLTKYEKSESGDLIGTIELPIAVGIVGGATIHPTAKICKKILGIKSANELAEVLASVGLAQNFAALRALVKEGIQRGHMSLHAHNIAVMAGAKRKEIDKVVEILVKEKEIRVDRAKEIIEEIRKKDKK from the coding sequence ATGCAGTCTGTAATTCCAAAATTCTATAATCTTTCTATAGCTGAAAGATTGAAAATTTTAAAAAAGTTTGCAGGCTTAAGTAACAATGATTTAAAAATTCTTCATAGCAGTAACGCATTCATAAATAGAATGATAGAAAACGTTGTAGGCACCTTTCCACTACCTCTTGGCATAGCAACTAATTTTTTAATTAATGGTAAAGACTATCTCATTCCTATGGCTATAGAAGAAACAAGTGTAGTAGCTGCCTGCTCACACGGCGCTAAAATCGCACGTATTAAAGGCGGCTTTGAAGCTACTTCCACAGAGCCTGTAATGATAGGGCAGATTCAAATAGTTGATTTAAAGAATATAAAAAAAGCACAAAAGAATGTGTTAAGGGAGAAGGAAAAAATTTTAGAACTTGCAAACGAAAAAGACCCTATACTTGTAAAGCTTGGCGGAGGCGCTAAAGATATTGAGTTAAGAGAAATTATAACATCATCTGAGAAAATGCTTGCGGTGCATCTACTTGTAAGCGTAAAAGATGCAATGGGCGCTAATGTAGTTAATACAATGTGCGAAGCTGTTGCGCCTTTTATAGAAAAAATTACTGGCGGTAAAGTAATACTCAGAATAATTTCTAACCTTGCTGTCTATAGAATTGCGAGAGCAAAAGCAGTTTTCGACTGCAAAGTGGTAGGTGGCGAAGAAATTGTTAATGGTATAATAAAAGCTTGGGAATTTGCCTGTAACGATATTTACAGATGTGCTACTCATAACAAAGGAATAATGAATGGAATAGACGCAGTAGCAATAGCAACTGGGAACGATTTCAGAGCCTTAGAGGCAGGAGCGCATGCTTACGCAGCTTCAAATGGCTATAAACCGTTAACTAAATACGAAAAATCTGAGAGTGGCGATTTGATAGGAACTATTGAACTGCCCATAGCTGTAGGTATTGTTGGGGGTGCAACAATCCACCCTACAGCTAAGATATGTAAAAAAATATTAGGAATAAAAAGTGCAAATGAGCTAGCAGAAGTACTAGCAAGTGTTGGATTAGCACAGAATTTTGCAGCTTTAAGAGCTCTTGTCAAAGAAGGTATTCAGAGAGGGCATATGAGCTTGCATGCACACAATATTGCAGTAATGGCTGGCGCAAAACGCAAAGAGATAGATAAAGTAGTGGAAATTTTAGTTAAAGAGAAGGAAATAAGAGTTGATAGAGCGAAGGAGATAATTGAAGAGATCAGGAAAAAAGATAAAAAATGA